The Blattabacterium cuenoti genome segment AATATGATCCTGTAAAAGATAACATTTTACATGTAGATTTTTATAAAATCGACAAATTAACCCCAATTATTTTAAATATTCCTATAAAATTTTCGGGTATACCTATTGGAGTATCTAAAGGTGGAGAATATTATTCACCAATTAAAAATTTGAAAATAAAAGCATTACCATATAATATTCCAGAATTTATCAATATAAATATTGATTCTTTAGATATAGGAGATAAAATGAATGTAAAAGAAATAAAAAATGATAAATTTATAATATTAAACCCAGATAATACATTAATAATCAGAATAAAAGATACTCGTACATCACGCGTAAACAAAGAAGAATAATGAAACATTTTCATTTTATGAAAATAGCGATAAAAGAAGCCGTTTTTGCATATAAAGAAAATGAAATCCCCATAGGGGCGGTAATAATACATAATAATATTGTTATAGCAAAAACTCATAATTTAACTGAAACTTTAAGTAATATTACTGCACATGCAGAAATTTTAGCTATAAATTTGGCTTCTAATTATCTAGGAAAAAAATATATAAATGAATGTACTCTTTATGTTACATTAGAACCATGCATTATGTGTGCTGGAGCAATTTTCTGGTCCAAAATTGGAAAAATAGTTTGGGGTACTTCTAATTATAATAATAACGGATTTTTATCATATGGAATAAAATTACATCCAAAGACTAAATATATTTCTGGAATTATGAAGAATCAATGTAAATCGTTAATACATAATTTTTTTTTAAAAAAAAGAAATAATAAACTTAAATAAGTACTTTTTTATTTTTATTGATCATTAATTTAAATATAACCGGAAAAGTAGTAGTAATTACAATTAATAAAATTATCCATTCTAAATGATTTTTTAATTCAGGAAAATTCTTATCTAAATAATGTCCAGCAGACATTATAGAAAATGTCCAAATAATAGCTCCAATAATATTATATATCATAAATTTTTTAAAATTTACTCTAATAGCCCCTGCTACAATAGGAGCAAAAGAACGAAACATTGGCAAAAAACGACTTATAATTAAAGCTGTCGCCTTATATTTTGTATAAAAATTTTTCGCTAAAATTAAATGTTTCTTCTTAAAGAAGAAAGAATCTTCTTTTTTATATAGTAATTTTCCTGATTTATATCCTAACCAATATCCTTGAATATTTCCTAGTACAGCAACTAATGCCACAATTAAAACAATAACAAAAAAAGGAACATTATAAAAATTTTTGCATAAATCTTCTCCAAATATTCCTGCTGTAAATAATAGAGAATCCCCAGGTAATAAGAATCCAATAAAAAATCCAGTCTCTGCAAAAACAATTGCTAAAAGAATAAAAATTGCAGTATTTCCAAAATACAAAAAAATCCATCTAGGATTAAATAAATTATGAAAAAAATCCCAAAAATCTATTAGTAACATGATAATGATTATGATAAAATAATAAAGAATTAAATATTTCCATTTTTTAAAAAAAACTTATTTTTAGAATAAATATAAATTGTTATAAATTATAATCTTTGTTTTTTGTGAAGTATTTATTCAAATATATTGATATATTAGGATGGATTCCTAATATATTTTTTTTGATAATAGGTTTTATTTTTATATGCTTTTGGTTATATAATATATTTTATTTTACTGAATGATTAAAATAAATAATAATATTAAAAAAAAAAAAAAAATAAATACAATATTAAAAATTTATTCTAATGAATATGAATAATTATAAAACTAAAATTTTTTTTAATGAAGAAGCTTATGAACGA includes the following:
- a CDS encoding 50S ribosomal protein L25: MKYINIYGEERNTKNRNYINFIRKSKKIPCILYGKNINIPFSTSLEVLKDIILNTDIFGIILTLKGIDKPIKAIKKEVQYDPVKDNILHVDFYKIDKLTPIILNIPIKFSGIPIGVSKGGEYYSPIKNLKIKALPYNIPEFININIDSLDIGDKMNVKEIKNDKFIILNPDNTLIIRIKDTRTSRVNKEE
- a CDS encoding nucleoside deaminase, with amino-acid sequence MKHFHFMKIAIKEAVFAYKENEIPIGAVIIHNNIVIAKTHNLTETLSNITAHAEILAINLASNYLGKKYINECTLYVTLEPCIMCAGAIFWSKIGKIVWGTSNYNNNGFLSYGIKLHPKTKYISGIMKNQCKSLIHNFFLKKRNNKLK
- a CDS encoding DedA family protein produces the protein MLLIDFWDFFHNLFNPRWIFLYFGNTAIFILLAIVFAETGFFIGFLLPGDSLLFTAGIFGEDLCKNFYNVPFFVIVLIVALVAVLGNIQGYWLGYKSGKLLYKKEDSFFFKKKHLILAKNFYTKYKATALIISRFLPMFRSFAPIVAGAIRVNFKKFMIYNIIGAIIWTFSIMSAGHYLDKNFPELKNHLEWIILLIVITTTFPVIFKLMINKNKKVLI